The following are encoded together in the Phaseolus vulgaris cultivar G19833 chromosome 9, P. vulgaris v2.0, whole genome shotgun sequence genome:
- the LOC137823039 gene encoding uncharacterized protein, translating to MSGRVQIDDSKNDDVPKDESSPVQHDEPEEKLRKRDYIDIFSHPNLMRLLNKQGDQIVLFADKVLKFTGSGKMKYRFLMITDFAIYIIDPETDSLKRRIALAAVEKICVSELTDNFLAVIIPTEYDLLIASARKNEIITAFVEAYEPEVVSSNRFEYNAASDLVKEIEFEEVEGGVKTRILRK from the exons ATGTCGGGGCGGGTTCAGATTGATGATTCCAAAAACGACGACGTTCCAAAGGATGAATCCTCTCCGGTTCAACACGACGAACCAGAAGAGAAGCTCCGTAAACGGGACTACATCGACATCTTTTCTCACCCCAACTTGATGAGGCTTCTGAACAAGCAAG GTGACCAGATCGTTCTATTTGCAGATAAAGTTTTGAAGTTCACTGGTTCTGGAAAGATGAAATATCGATTTCTGATGATTACGGATTTTGCGATTTACATAATTGACCCTGAAACTGATTCCCTTAAACGGAGGATAGCCCTCGCAGCGGTTGAGAAGATTTGTGTCAGTGAGCTAACTGATAACTTTCTTGCAGTTATAATTCCGACAGAGTATGATTTGCTTATAGCTAGCGCTAGAAAGAATGAAATCATCACTGCCTTTGTTGAAGCTTATGAACCTGAGGTCGTTTCTTCCAATAG GTTTGAGTATAATGCAGCATCCGACTTGGTTAAGGAGATTGAATTTGAGGAAGTTGAAG GCGGTGTCAAAACAAGAATTTTGAGGAAgtga